Proteins encoded within one genomic window of Granulicella pectinivorans:
- a CDS encoding TonB-dependent receptor, whose amino-acid sequence MKRLSLSSLLLLCLCFLPGAALAQSVAGSLVGQVTDPSGAAVSNAKVSVRNVGTNQTVEGTTTKDGIYNVQNLQPADYDITIAAPGFSTANIAHVHLLVSASVRNDVKLTLGSTESKVEVSASPNAITTDDSTIGAVLEGTAIARLPLNGRTIDRALVFVAGNTNDNPDNPQISGGLHWNGAMYNVDGVPVNDISNGAAAYSYDSNLTTLPSTEIIQEIKVVSSVAKAEFEGGSAISITTKSGSNRFHGEVYYFNRNRAGAARDYFAYAGTVVKPGLNRNEFGGYVSGPIWKDRTFFLFAVDNLIQRNGKPNFFTVPTDAERAGNFSGTTKQLWNASTGTIIPGNQITNIDPRAAALLAYIPHANIASSGTSASGGPTNNLLQTVNNKYNDYKYTGKIDHNLNRLNALTAGGYYAYGNPYFSRNGTPAQYGNYQNAGYITIEGMLRDVSVFSPRMLNEIHYSYFSHRNIRLGQNASFDPTTLFPGLYGPFRIGGLPTINMTNYTSVGDTGGAGHNPETTQSVADNFTLVRGRHTLKFGASVNFNNVIIKSGTTSSSLGTFGFTGRFTASAPGTPTSDPTYNATGDAFADFLLGNPNSTVRATPQIAINQTYQNYQFFGQDDWAVTPRLTLNVGLRYEVQTTPNEKNGDFSNFDFSTGKLVIRSSGGQISKDANATVLALYPGTYTTSEANGWGTSVVLTDKTNYGPRVGFAYRLTADAKTVLRGGYGMFYGLIPPGIGPIRISQLNFPFLLTQSYTSTSAYAPTLTLANPFPGTGTVAANPTIYASQRDSKQARIQQWNLTLEQALPASAGFRLSYVGNKTTHAPYYVFDMNYPKVQRPLTSLQAGRPYQPWASILTNLTEGYAFTNQMQAELTKRTGNGLYLQASYTWNSGLDDVPISGTTQNPYNLGGDKGNSDGTHKNNFFLQATYDLPFQRHGFGERVVNGWSLASLTQLRSGTPFSPSFTIPSTTTNASGGVALGTSTVGWYATRPNKVVGKDPYALHSQHGRYFDASAFVAPDNFTFGNAGRNSLIGPPEVGFDLSVEKKTTVYEGVQFLLRLDAFNALNHPNFGTPSANISNTSTAGLITSTNSNQPNRSLQLGGKLVF is encoded by the coding sequence ATGAAACGACTCTCTCTCTCCTCTCTTCTTCTCCTCTGTTTATGTTTCCTACCCGGAGCTGCTCTGGCGCAGTCGGTCGCGGGCTCGCTGGTGGGTCAGGTCACCGATCCAAGCGGCGCGGCGGTGAGCAACGCGAAGGTGAGTGTGCGAAATGTGGGGACCAACCAGACGGTGGAGGGGACCACAACCAAGGACGGTATCTACAACGTCCAGAATCTTCAGCCAGCGGACTATGACATCACGATCGCGGCTCCCGGTTTTTCCACGGCCAACATCGCACATGTGCATCTTCTGGTGTCTGCGTCGGTCCGTAACGATGTGAAGCTTACCCTGGGTTCGACGGAAAGCAAGGTAGAAGTCTCGGCCTCGCCGAATGCGATCACCACCGACGATTCGACGATCGGCGCTGTACTGGAGGGAACGGCAATTGCGCGACTGCCGCTGAACGGCCGTACTATCGACCGCGCGCTCGTCTTTGTCGCCGGCAACACGAATGACAACCCGGATAACCCGCAGATCTCCGGCGGCCTGCATTGGAATGGCGCGATGTATAACGTCGACGGCGTTCCGGTGAACGATATCTCGAATGGCGCAGCGGCCTATTCCTACGACTCCAACCTCACGACTTTGCCCTCGACTGAGATCATCCAGGAGATCAAGGTGGTCAGTAGCGTAGCGAAGGCAGAGTTCGAGGGCGGATCGGCTATCTCGATCACGACCAAGTCCGGCTCCAACAGATTTCACGGTGAGGTGTACTACTTCAACCGCAACCGCGCTGGAGCCGCGCGCGACTACTTTGCCTACGCGGGCACCGTGGTGAAGCCGGGCCTGAACCGTAACGAGTTCGGCGGATATGTCAGCGGCCCCATCTGGAAGGACAGAACCTTCTTCCTGTTCGCGGTAGACAATCTGATCCAGCGCAACGGCAAGCCTAACTTCTTCACCGTCCCAACCGATGCGGAACGCGCCGGCAACTTCTCCGGCACCACCAAGCAGCTCTGGAATGCGTCCACGGGCACGATCATTCCCGGCAACCAGATCACCAATATCGACCCGCGCGCCGCCGCCCTGCTCGCCTACATTCCGCACGCCAACATTGCGTCAAGTGGAACCTCTGCCTCGGGTGGCCCGACCAACAACCTGCTCCAGACCGTGAACAACAAGTACAACGACTATAAGTACACCGGCAAAATCGATCACAACCTCAATCGCCTGAACGCGCTGACGGCTGGTGGATACTATGCCTACGGCAACCCGTACTTCTCGCGCAACGGCACCCCGGCGCAGTATGGCAACTATCAGAACGCCGGCTACATCACGATCGAAGGCATGCTCCGCGACGTCTCAGTGTTCTCGCCGCGCATGCTGAATGAGATTCATTACTCCTACTTCTCGCATCGCAACATCCGCCTTGGCCAAAACGCCTCGTTCGATCCCACCACGCTCTTCCCCGGCCTCTATGGCCCGTTCCGGATCGGCGGTCTGCCCACCATCAACATGACCAACTACACCTCCGTGGGTGACACGGGCGGCGCAGGCCACAACCCCGAGACCACGCAGTCCGTCGCCGACAACTTCACGCTGGTGCGCGGCAGGCACACGTTGAAGTTCGGTGCCTCCGTCAATTTCAACAACGTCATCATCAAGTCCGGCACTACCTCCAGTTCCCTCGGCACCTTCGGCTTCACCGGCCGGTTCACCGCCAGTGCTCCAGGTACGCCAACCAGCGATCCCACCTACAACGCAACGGGTGACGCCTTCGCGGACTTCCTGCTGGGTAACCCGAATTCCACGGTACGCGCCACGCCGCAGATCGCCATCAATCAGACCTACCAGAACTACCAGTTCTTCGGGCAGGACGACTGGGCCGTCACGCCGCGCCTGACCCTGAACGTGGGTCTGCGTTACGAGGTGCAGACAACGCCGAACGAGAAAAACGGCGACTTCAGCAACTTCGACTTCAGCACCGGAAAGCTGGTGATCCGCAGCTCCGGCGGTCAGATCTCGAAGGACGCCAACGCCACCGTGCTGGCACTCTATCCGGGCACCTACACCACCTCCGAAGCAAACGGCTGGGGCACAAGCGTGGTGCTGACCGACAAGACGAACTACGGTCCGCGCGTCGGGTTCGCCTACCGTCTCACCGCAGATGCGAAGACTGTATTGCGCGGCGGCTATGGCATGTTCTACGGCCTTATCCCTCCGGGCATCGGCCCCATCCGTATCTCGCAGTTGAACTTCCCCTTCCTGCTTACGCAGAGCTACACCAGCACCTCGGCCTACGCACCCACACTGACCCTCGCCAACCCCTTCCCAGGAACCGGCACGGTAGCCGCCAACCCCACCATCTACGCTTCGCAGCGTGATTCGAAGCAGGCCCGCATTCAGCAGTGGAACCTGACGCTGGAGCAGGCGCTGCCCGCATCCGCAGGCTTCCGCCTCTCCTACGTAGGCAACAAGACCACGCATGCACCGTACTATGTCTTCGACATGAACTACCCCAAGGTGCAGCGCCCGCTTACTTCCCTGCAGGCCGGACGTCCCTACCAGCCGTGGGCCAGCATTCTTACCAATCTGACAGAAGGTTACGCCTTCACCAACCAGATGCAGGCGGAACTGACCAAACGCACCGGCAACGGCCTCTATCTCCAGGCCAGCTATACGTGGAACAGCGGATTGGACGATGTGCCAATCAGCGGCACCACGCAGAACCCCTACAACCTGGGTGGCGACAAAGGCAACTCGGACGGTACCCACAAGAACAACTTTTTCCTGCAGGCTACGTACGATCTTCCCTTTCAACGCCATGGCTTCGGAGAGCGTGTCGTCAACGGATGGTCCCTCGCCAGCCTGACGCAGCTTCGCTCGGGCACGCCGTTCTCGCCCAGCTTCACCATTCCCAGCACGACGACCAACGCGAGCGGTGGAGTCGCCCTTGGAACCTCAACCGTAGGCTGGTATGCGACGCGGCCGAACAAGGTGGTTGGCAAAGATCCTTACGCTCTGCACAGCCAGCACGGAAGGTATTTCGATGCGTCGGCCTTCGTCGCGCCGGATAACTTTACCTTCGGCAACGCCGGACGGAACAGCCTCATTGGTCCTCCGGAGGTTGGCTTCGATCTGAGCGTCGAGAAGAAAACGACCGTGTATGAAGGTGTGCAGTTCCTCCTTCGTCTGGA